From the genome of Alicyclobacillus sp. SO9:
TACCTGAGATATCCGGCTAAGTGAGCTTCCTGGGGGCTGCCGGGGGCTGTGCCGGGGCCTCGCTGCCTGAGGTGGCTGGTGAGGCTGGTGAGGCTGGTGAGGCTGGTGAGGCTGGTGAGGCTGGTGAGGCTGGTGAGGCTGGTGAGGCTGGTGAGGCTGGTGAGGCTGGTTAGTGCCTCGAAAGATCCCTATTGTCGGAGGGGCGATGCCATTGTGATCCCAAGGATCCCTAATGCCACCTTGCCCGAAGCCTTAGTGTCATAAAAGGGCACTAATGTCGGGAGAGGCAGAGTGGAGCGCTGCTGTTAAGGAGCAAAGGGATCACTATTTCGGAGGGCCTGCTGGTGATAGTGATCGAATCGTTCACTATCATGTGGCGGATATCGAGATAAGGATCAACGGGATCACTAAGCAACGGCGCAGACACCCCCCCACCCCCGTGTCCGTCGCAGCAGCTGCCAAATTCATTCCATGATTAGGGTGCAACTTCAATTTCAGTTGATTAATGGCAGTTTACCGCTCGTTTTTTTCGTTCGAACGCATTGCCTGCGGTGCCTGGGCGGGCAATTAGTGCCTCGAAAGATCCCTATTGTCGGAGAGGCCATGCCATTGTGATCCCAAGGATCCTTAATGCCACCTTGCCCGAAGCCTTAGTGTCATAAAAGGGCACTAAGGTCGGGAGAGGTAGAGTGGAGCGTGGGTGTTAAGGAGCAAAGGGATCACTATTTCGGAGGGCCTGCTGGTGATAGTGATCGAATCGATCACTATCATGTGGCGGGTCTCGAGATAAGGATCAACGGGATCACTAAGCAATGGCGCACCCCCCCACACCCCCGTGTCCGTCGCAGCGGCTGCCAAATTCACTCCATCATTAGGGTGCAACTTCAATTTCAGTTGATTAATGGCAGTTTACCGCTCGTTTCTTTCGTTCGAACGCATTGCCTGCGGTGGCTGGGCGGGCAATTAGTGCCTCGAAAGATCCCTATTGTCGGAGGGACGATGCCATTGTGATCCCAATGATCCTTAATGCCACCTTGCTCGTAGCATTAGTGTCATAAAAGGGCACTATTCTGGGGAGAGGTAGAGTGGAGCGCGGGTGATAAGGAGCAAAGGGATCACTATTTCGGAGGGCCTGTTGGTGATAGTGATCGAATCGATCACTATCCTGTGGCGGATATCGAGATAAGGATCAACGGGATCACTAAGCAACGGCGCAGACACCCGCATCGACTGTGTCCGTCGCAGCGGCTGCCAAATTCACTCCATCATTAGGGTGTAACTTCAATTTCAGTTGATTCATGGCAGTTTACCACTAATTCTTTCGTTCGATCCCGTTGATCGACCGGGCCTCGCTGCCACTCGAAACCCTCATCATGAGGCTGGTCCGCGGATCGCTATTTTGGTATTTGCAGCTGCCATGATGAAGGTGCCGTCCCTTTGCTCTTGAAACAGCCCCTTTCTTTCACAGAAGACGAATCTGGCATATACTGTTGTAGCAACGTAGAATATTCACAACAGTCACAACGGCATCTGGGTCAGAGACATTCGGACATGCTTTCCTAAACGGAGGGACACCAATGATGTGGTCTTTTTTGAGCCCAACCAAAGGCGCTATGAGTTTGACAGAAGTTGTCGAGGATATTCTTTTGGACATTCGCAACAAACCTAGTGACGATTTTCGCTTGATGATTGGTACTGATTCACAGCCCAAGGAAAGCGGACGCAGCGTCACCTTTGTATCGGCCATTATTTCGCATCGTGTTGGAAAGGGAGCCAGGTACTACATTCACAAGGACCGGGAGAACCATCTCTTTTCTTTGCGGCAACGGATGTTTACGGAAGCAGCTTACTCGTTGCAACTAGGCGGAATGTTGTCCGAGGAGTTTCAGGAGCGGGGTGAAACAAGACCCATTCAAGTTCACTTGGATATTGGCGAACGCGGTGCAACAAAGCAGATGATTCGGGAAATTGTATCCTGGATAACTGCCAGCGGGTACGAGGCTATGATAAAGCCTGATTCGTTTTGCGCCTCGAAGGTGGCAGACCGTTATACCAAAAGTTAGCAGCTCAAGCAAGCAGCTCAAGCAAGCAGCCTATAGAGGGTTATAGTGGAAGCTGGAAGCTCTCCATGTACTCCCTAAGCAAGTCCACTCTGCGATCCTGATGGTAACCAATGTGTTCCTTGCCTCTCCATCGCCGCCCAGTTGGCTGCCCGGTGAGAACGGCAAGGCCTTCCACCGCATCGCCTACTAACGTATCCAGCATCTTTCTCTGATGAGAAGCGCTTTTTGTCGGGTTTCCGGAAAACTGCGGGCTCCAAGCTCTGGATACTTCCAAGCGCAGTGGTGGTTTTTGCTGTAGACACCTTGCGGCAAACAACCCTGGATGGTACAGCCAATAAGGGGCTATGAAGGTGAATACCCGTTTGTTAACGGCGACAGGTGATTCGGACACAGACATCCCCTGAAGTTCCTTTTGTTCAGAGAGAGCTTGTTCCCAAAGCCAGACGTCTTCTCGTCTGTTAAAACGCGAATGCTCGAACGTTTCTTTGCGGCCGATAAACAAGACGTCGGCCTGTTTATGTTTTGCTTCACTTAAAAACGAATCCAGATCAGGTCCGAAACCTCCCTTCCAATCAGAATCTACATAGGTGAACCACCCGGCGGAGAATGCGGGATGCCGCAGTGCAGCGTAAGTTCCTACAGCCTTTCCAACATCAGGGCCCAATGGCTCAGAAAACGCAACCACTCTGCCGATTCCAGGGAAGCGCTTAAAAAAAGAAGACGCCAATAATGTCGTTTTGTCACGACACCCGTTGGCAACGACAATGCAACATCCGACGTGTGACCGGACTATTTGGGACAAGACATGTAAGATGGTACCTTCAGCGTTTCTGGCTTGAATAATGACGCACGTATCGCTATGGCTCACGACATGGCTGGCGGCATGGCTCACGACAGAACTCCCTTTTTTGATTAGACGTTCGTCACACAGTTCAGCACCAATCCATATGCTAAAAAAGGGTCTTGGCACGTGGAAGGGGGACTGCCTCGTGGAAATTGGAGACTTTGTTGCAAGAAAATCTTATGATAAAGATGTTTGTTTCATTATTGTTGAGGTGGATAAGGAGTCTGAAACGGCTATTCTGAAAGGATTTGACGTTCGTCTGGTGGCAGATGCTCCCTTATCCGATTTGCATAAGTTGACCGATGAGGAACGAAAGCAGTTTGAAGCAGCGTCTCACCGAGTTGAGGATGAGTGTTTGCGATTGATTAAATCCAGACGCGAGTTGGAGCATGAAAAGCGCTCCCTTCGCAAGGAGGCACGCTTTGAATCAAGCCCAGATTTTTTTGAGAGGCCCGGACGGGTTCTGCATCTCGACGGCGACGGAACATATCTGAACAAATGTCTGACAATGTATCGCGAACTCGGTATCCGGGCAATTGGAAAACACGTGCCGGAAGCGCAGATGCCAAAGACTGTGACCGCGCTGTTGGAAGAACACGAACCAGACATCGTGATTATCACTGGCCATGACGGTGTGATTCGGAAGGGGAAAAACTGGTCAGATATATATAATTACCGCAATTCTGGGCACTTTGTACAGACGGTCAGACAGGCCAGAAAATACGCTCGCAATTTTGACGATCTCGTTATCATAGCGGGCGCCTGCCAGTCTCATTTCGAGGCCTTGTTGGACGCCGGAGCAAATTTCGCCAGCTCGCCGCAGCGAATCATGATTCACGCTCTCGATCCCGTCTTTATTGCCGAAAAGATTGCATACACACCAATTAATGAGACTGTCAATGTTTACGATGTGGTTCATTCAACTTACACCGGAACAGACGGGCTGGGAGGACTTGAATCTCGAGGAAAGTACAGGTTGGGATTGCCAAAGTCAATCTACTGAGAACCGATAAGGACGGTTGAGAGAAGCAGTCCATAGTGCAACAGGACCACATTTAACCTACTACGATTCAATTAAATATATTTATTAAAACCATTGACAAAGCAAAAAGACCGTTGTTATAATGATATACCCACATTGACACATGCCCTATGCCATGGTACAATGTACTACGGAAAGAGGTGGTGTGTGTTGGCGAGAAATGCGCTCCACGACATCAAGAACAGTCTGGATGAGTTGATTGGAGAACGGGTTTTGCTAAGAGCGAACGGTGGAAGGCGAAAGACCATAGAGCGCTCGGGAGTGCTTGAGGAAACCTATCCATCTGTATTTGTGGTGAAGCTAGATCCACCGGATGGCTCGTTTAAACGAGTATCCTATAGTTATGCCGATTTGTTGACGGAGACTGTTGAACTGATGGTTTATAAAGATGGTGACAACGTCCGTCTGAGCTATAGTCCGGCATAGTATCAACTCATTTGTTTGCCTTGTTTAGGCAGATAAATGATGAATCTGTGCAATCGTACATTTTCTTCAAAACAAAAGAGACGAATTTCGTCTCTTTTGTTTTATTTGTAATGTAATGTATTGTATTGTTTGCCTTATTTGCTTTGTGTCGCTGAATTTGTGTCCAACACTTTCCCCTGATAATTTGCTGTGGCTTTATCATACTATAAAGGCCGCCGGGAAAGGTGTTGACCGAAATGGGACGACGCAGAGGTACCATGTCAGATGGACTAAAAATGGAGTTGGCAAAAGAACTCGGTTTTTATGACAAGGTTCAAACTGACGGCTGGGGTGGTATTACCACGCGAGATGCCGGAAACATGGTAAAACGGGCAATCGAAATTGCCGAGCAATCTTTGGCAGAACAGTCCCAAAAGAAATAAACGTCAGTTAGGTACAACAAAATCCAAATGGCGGCAGGAGACTGTCCCGGAGTCCGATATTCATGGGCTTGGGCAGTCTCCTTTTTGATTTCGTTTTGGACAACGAAATGGCCCTGCGTACGAAGGGTTTTTCAGTCCGTAGAAATTCGCTGGAATACCTGAATTTGAGTTGGGGTAGTCTACAGCGTGTCGATTTGTTTGAATCAAGACCTTCACATGCAAAACTGTTTTGAAGTTGTGGGTGAAACTTGCTCGTTAGGAGGGACTTCATGGGCGAGCAGCAGCCAGGACCGCTCGTTGTTATCGGCGGAGCAGAAGATAAGGAGCACGACTGTCGGATTCTCCGCCATTTTCTACAACGGGGCGGCGGAAAACGTGCACAGGTTTTGGTCATGACAGTTGCAACTCAGTTGCCCGTGGACGTCGGGATGCAATACATTGAAGTCTTTCAGAAACTTGGTGCAGCCGACGTACGCACCTTTGATGTCTCTACCAGGGAGGCCGCCAATAAAGACAGCGCAGTTCAACATATTCGTGACGCGACCTGTATTTTCTTTACTGGCGGAGAACAACTGAGAATTACAAAGTTGCTTGGCGGAACCCGCGTTGATGCGGCGCTGCACGACGCGTTGGCGCGCGGGGTAGTGCTTGGCGGAACCAGTGCTGGGGCTTCAATGATGTCAAGTACCATGATTGTCAGCGGAGACGCTGAGACCAGCCCAAAAATCAGCGTTGTCGACATGGCGCCCGGGATGGAATTTATGGCGGGTGTTGTCATCGATCAGCATTTCGCGCAACGCGGAAGGTTGGGACGGCTGATGTCAGCCGTTGCTCAGTACCCGCACCATCTCGGCCTTGGACTGGATGAGGACACTGCTATTGTCGTTGAGAACGGCGTTTTTCGGGTGATTGGGAAAGGGGCCGTCAGTGTGGTAGACGCCGGCGGAATGTCTTTCTCCAATTTGGATGAAGTCGGAAGTGACGAATCTTTGTCTTTGTGTGACATAAAACTACACATTCTGACTGAAGGCTACGGTTTCCACTTGTTAAATCGGCAGCCCATTACAGACTGGGCTGAATGGGAACGCAGCAAGGAGAGCTGAATCGATGAAAATTACGTCAGTACGTCACATCGAAGGTCCTAACGTCTATATTTATAGACCAGTGCTAGTGGCCATGGTGGACTTGGAAGAACTGACTGAAAAAGAAAGCCATCAAATACCAGGCTTTGTTGACACTCTTCTATCGTACTATCCCGGCCTTGAGGAACACCACTGTGCAAAAGGCCGACCTGGCGGCTTTGTGGAACGACTTCGAGGCGGTACCTATTTTGGACACATCGTGGAGCATTTGGCAATTGAAATGGCTTCGAACCTAGGCTTGGACGTGCACTACGGTAAAACGCTGTATGCCGGGACGAGAGGTCACTATGAAATTGTTATTGAATGTGAGTCATTTCAGTGCCAGAAGGAACTTCTTTCTGAAGCAATTCAAGTGGTGCAACGTCTTGTACAGAACCAGTCAATCACTGTTGAAGAATCCCTTGACAAAGCCGCACAGTTGTTGACGAAAGCCCAACTTGGCCCTAGTACAGCTGCAATTGTAGAAGCAGCAAAGCGCAGAGATATTCCGGTTCGACGGTTGAATGAGGGAAGCCTCGTGCAATTGGGGTATGGGGCAAACAGACGATTGGTACAGGCTACGATGAACGAATACACATCCGTTGTGTCTGTTGATATTGCAGGGGACAAGCAGATGACAAAGCAACTGTTGTATGAAGCTGGTCTGCCTGTGCCTGAGGGAGGCGTCGCGGCTGATGAAAATGAAGCTGTTGCGTGGTTTCTCAAGGTAGGACAGCCAGTGGTCCTAAAGCCCCTTAACGGCAACCAGGGTAAAGGTGTCAGCATGAACCTGGCAACGGAAGAAGAAGTCAGACAGGCCTACAGACTGGCATCAGGAGTCAGCCCAGAAGTGGTTGTAGAGAGATATGTAGCCGGGAACAACATTCGACTCCTGGTTGTGAACGGAAAGCTGGCAGCTGCAAGTCAACGGATTCCTGCTCGTGTTCACGGTGACGGTGTTCACACCATTCAAGAGCTAGTCGACATTGAGAACCAAAACCCTTTAAGAGGTGATGACCACGAGTTGCCGTTGACCAGGATTCGGCTGGACGCAACAGCGTCGCGGGTGTTGGCACAGCAAGGCGTAGGTGTTACAAGTATCCCTGCGTCACAGCAGACTGTGTATTTGCGGGACAGCGCCAATCTTTCTACCGGCGGAGAAGCGATTGACATTACCTCTGTGTTACATCCGCGTTACAGGATGATTGC
Proteins encoded in this window:
- a CDS encoding ribonuclease H-like YkuK family protein, coding for MMWSFLSPTKGAMSLTEVVEDILLDIRNKPSDDFRLMIGTDSQPKESGRSVTFVSAIISHRVGKGARYYIHKDRENHLFSLRQRMFTEAAYSLQLGGMLSEEFQERGETRPIQVHLDIGERGATKQMIREIVSWITASGYEAMIKPDSFCASKVADRYTKS
- the yabG gene encoding sporulation peptidase YabG: MEIGDFVARKSYDKDVCFIIVEVDKESETAILKGFDVRLVADAPLSDLHKLTDEERKQFEAASHRVEDECLRLIKSRRELEHEKRSLRKEARFESSPDFFERPGRVLHLDGDGTYLNKCLTMYRELGIRAIGKHVPEAQMPKTVTALLEEHEPDIVIITGHDGVIRKGKNWSDIYNYRNSGHFVQTVRQARKYARNFDDLVIIAGACQSHFEALLDAGANFASSPQRIMIHALDPVFIAEKIAYTPINETVNVYDVVHSTYTGTDGLGGLESRGKYRLGLPKSIY
- the veg gene encoding biofilm formation stimulator Veg produces the protein MARNALHDIKNSLDELIGERVLLRANGGRRKTIERSGVLEETYPSVFVVKLDPPDGSFKRVSYSYADLLTETVELMVYKDGDNVRLSYSPA
- a CDS encoding small, acid-soluble spore protein, alpha/beta type — encoded protein: MGRRRGTMSDGLKMELAKELGFYDKVQTDGWGGITTRDAGNMVKRAIEIAEQSLAEQSQKK
- a CDS encoding cyanophycinase; protein product: MGEQQPGPLVVIGGAEDKEHDCRILRHFLQRGGGKRAQVLVMTVATQLPVDVGMQYIEVFQKLGAADVRTFDVSTREAANKDSAVQHIRDATCIFFTGGEQLRITKLLGGTRVDAALHDALARGVVLGGTSAGASMMSSTMIVSGDAETSPKISVVDMAPGMEFMAGVVIDQHFAQRGRLGRLMSAVAQYPHHLGLGLDEDTAIVVENGVFRVIGKGAVSVVDAGGMSFSNLDEVGSDESLSLCDIKLHILTEGYGFHLLNRQPITDWAEWERSKES